The Tripterygium wilfordii isolate XIE 37 chromosome 21, ASM1340144v1, whole genome shotgun sequence genome segment TACATCCAAAACTCCATCTTTCGTTGcttgatcttcatcttcttagaTAGGAGGGCTTAGTTTAGGGTGAGGGTTTTGCAACTATAGCTTATGCACTACACGCTCGTACACAAGCTTGTGTATGAGCGGCTGGAATCACCATTATTTAAAAGACAAAGTAAAATCATGCCCGTCTTTTAttccctgaatttttttttcttaaattttataGTTTCTACGACGTCGTTCTCTCATGAATTTCtgcattgttttgttttgaatgGATTTCTGGCTTTCTGCAGAGATTCTCCAATGTCAAATTGTGTAAATTCTGCTCAATAAAATCATGACATTTTTGGTATAAAGATTGTATTAATAGTACTCCAATTCCAAATTATTTGAGCAGAAAAATGAAGTGTTCAAGTTACAATAATGAATCAACTGTCACTGATCATAAAATTGGAGTTTATTCTCCTACAATGCCTCCATCAGTGTCTTGTTCTGCTACTTTTTCTGCTTATCTGAACCAGATTACCAAACAATCTAGGAATACAAATCCCCTGAGACATATCCATGctacctcctcctcctcctctagaGACTGCAGACATCCTCTCTTCTTCATTAAAATGGATACTGTCAGGCAAGTACAAGCCTCCTCCATCTCCTGCTTTAAATCCAATCAACCGCCCCAACGACACGCTATTGTCTTGGAAAAACGACGCCGTTGACTGATTGATAGCCAAATATCAACATAAACCATGAGACTCAGTTGAGTACTAATGGGTTCTAGtaactctgtgtgtgtgtgtgtgt includes the following:
- the LOC119988936 gene encoding uncharacterized protein LOC119988936, giving the protein MSTEDEERLGSNGWPLGLEIMNLRLHTAPAAQNHSLHMHSTSFSSILSSNLDTGSTASFFQDNSVSLGRLIGFKAGDGGGLYLPDSIHFNEEERMSAVSRGGGGGSMDMSQGICIPRLFGNLVQISRKSSRTRH